In Populus nigra chromosome 1, ddPopNigr1.1, whole genome shotgun sequence, one genomic interval encodes:
- the LOC133680863 gene encoding uncharacterized protein LOC133680863, which yields MVVLSGVNSVDVQEATYLATYGANKKLKATLSSCYDEANNTALTSLQGQNSEVEMLEGDLERVPMEVQGMEQEAGEHRGLFPEETGYDREHEIAETMQPMERSISVERLELDHDAGETRREETQAFHELRWLYHFSC from the exons ATGGTGGTTCTTTCAGGTGTAAATTCTGTGG ATGTTCAAGAAGCAACCTATCTAGCTACTTATGGagcaaataaaaaactcaaagcCACGCTAAGTTCATGCTACGATGAGGCAAATAATACAGCTTTGACTTCTTTGCAAGGGCAAAACAGTGAAGTTGAAATGCTGGAAGGAGATCTCGAAAGAGTGCCAATGGAGGTTCAGGGCATGGAGCAAGAAGCAGGGGAGCATAGAGGTTTATTTCCTGAGGAGACAGGTTATGACAGGGAACATGAGATTGCAGAAACCATGCAGCCTATGGAGAGAAGTATCTCAGTAGAGAGGCTTGAACTTGATCATGATGCAGGAGAGACTagaagagaagaaacacaagCATTCCATGAGTTGCGCTGGCTGTATCATTTCTCTTGTTGa
- the LOC133694645 gene encoding uncharacterized protein LOC133694645, which produces MTTLLQFSIYFSPLKKYQKPITYHSLPSSKLAFLKKDSFKSRSYKEKWSLLGGGKDGIWIKEEGLKRKRRVVLVRFNQGFGGGGGGGGDNSGTARLLGNIALAAGLTYLSMTGQLGWVFDTVGWILDTLISIWLLAVFIPIVGLGVFLWWAGRDILQGTCPNCGNEFQIFKSTLNDELQLCPFCSQPFSVVGDEFVSDSVRFSKKSTPFGQAFSDLSSGFKKGKESSSAVVDVEAEVKDVD; this is translated from the exons CCAAAAACCCATTACTTATCACTCTCTACCAAGTTCAAAGTTGGCTTTTTTGAAGAAAGATAGCTTCAAATCAAGGTCCTACAAGGAAAAATGGAGTTTGTTGGGAGGTGGAAAAGATGGGATTTGGATAAAAGAGGAGGGGTTAAAAAGGAAGAGGAGGGTGGTTTTGGTGAGGTTTAATCAAGggtttggtggtggtggtggtggtgggggagATAATAGTGGTACTGCTAGGCTTCTGGGAAATATTGCTTTGGCTGCTGGATTGACTTATCTTTCAATGACTGGACAACTTGGTTGGGTTTTTGATACTGTTGGCTGGATCTTGGACACGCTAATTTCTATCTGG CTCCTTGCTGTATTTATTCCCATTGTAGGCTTGGGAGTCTTTCTCTGGTGGGCAGGACGTGACATACTTCAAGGCACT TGCCCAAATTGTGGAAATGAGTTTCAGATTTTCAA ATCTACTTTGAATGATGAATTGCAGCTGTGCCCTTTTTGCAGTCAACCATTCTCAG TGGTGGGTGATGAGTTTGTGAGTGATTCAGTGAGGTTCTCCAAAAAATCTACACCGTTTGGACAAGCATTCAGTGACTTGTCTTCTGGTTTCAAGAAAG GAAAAGAATCTTCTTCAGCTGTTGTAGATGTTGAAGCAGAAGTAAAAGATGTAGACTGA